The Bacteroidales bacterium genome has a segment encoding these proteins:
- a CDS encoding DNA alkylation repair protein, whose product MSPADLANDIKEYCIENANPALVEKYAQHFGKDFEAYGLSLEQIEDVVMSILDEGAGYKLIRETCRILVRSSKYEETSFAILLMKAFEKNFTPKTFEEFQFWFMFGVKHLAHADVICAELLVPMWKNGLIGYEQLEEWKSSGNKMQRRSIPITLSHLIRDIKDIPGILKFVEPLLNDESPEVIQGIGGLLYESWKTEPQNVLGYLEKTSKSDATRLVAAMSERMSKKEKQEFGVN is encoded by the coding sequence ATGTCCCCAGCTGATTTAGCCAATGATATCAAGGAATACTGCATTGAAAATGCCAACCCGGCTTTGGTTGAGAAATACGCCCAACACTTTGGAAAAGATTTTGAAGCATATGGTCTTAGCCTTGAGCAAATCGAGGATGTAGTGATGAGCATACTGGATGAAGGGGCCGGGTATAAGCTAATCCGTGAAACCTGCCGGATTCTTGTCAGGAGCTCAAAATATGAAGAAACCAGCTTTGCCATCCTCCTGATGAAAGCCTTTGAAAAGAATTTTACTCCAAAGACTTTTGAAGAATTTCAGTTCTGGTTTATGTTTGGAGTCAAACACCTGGCTCATGCCGATGTGATTTGTGCTGAACTGCTGGTCCCTATGTGGAAGAATGGCCTAATTGGTTATGAGCAACTCGAAGAGTGGAAATCTTCAGGAAACAAAATGCAGCGAAGATCAATTCCCATTACCCTCAGTCATTTAATACGAGATATAAAGGATATCCCAGGTATATTGAAATTTGTTGAACCTCTTCTGAATGATGAATCTCCGGAGGTAATCCAGGGTATCGGCGGATTACTTTATGAATCGTGGAAAACAGAACCTCAGAATGTGCTCGGATACCTTGAAAAAACATCAAAGTCAGACGCTACACGGCTGGTGGCGGCAATGAGTGAACGAATGAGCAAAAAAGAAAAGCAGGAGTTCGGAGTGAATTGA
- a CDS encoding flavin reductase, translated as MNFESFFSLTYGLYIVSSSNSNSKNGYIANTVFQVTAEPPQLGVSCSKNNLTTSLIAASGKFSVSVLKQQASAELIGLFGYKSGREADKFKSVQFETGKSGVPIVTQDSVAWFECEVSGQIDVGSHIIFIGKVLECEILDTETTPLTYTWYREVKKGLSPKNAPTYVDPAKVEHKPEVAKSTNGKRYQCLACNFIYDPALGDPDGGIPPGTNFEDIPDDWMCPVCGATKDMFEELV; from the coding sequence ATGAATTTCGAATCATTTTTCAGTCTCACCTACGGGCTATATATCGTTTCATCATCCAATTCAAACAGCAAGAATGGGTACATAGCCAATACTGTATTCCAGGTAACAGCCGAACCACCTCAATTAGGGGTAAGCTGCAGCAAAAACAATCTTACCACCAGCCTGATAGCTGCCAGTGGCAAATTCAGTGTATCCGTATTAAAACAGCAGGCATCAGCTGAACTGATTGGTTTGTTTGGTTACAAAAGTGGCAGGGAGGCAGACAAATTCAAGTCGGTGCAGTTTGAAACCGGCAAAAGCGGGGTCCCCATCGTGACGCAGGATTCCGTTGCCTGGTTCGAATGTGAGGTAAGTGGACAGATCGATGTAGGCAGCCATATTATCTTTATTGGCAAGGTACTCGAATGTGAAATCCTTGATACAGAAACAACCCCGCTCACTTATACATGGTACAGGGAAGTGAAGAAAGGTTTGTCGCCAAAGAATGCCCCCACTTATGTGGATCCTGCCAAAGTTGAGCACAAACCCGAAGTTGCCAAATCCACCAATGGCAAACGATATCAATGCCTTGCTTGTAACTTCATTTACGATCCTGCGCTAGGTGATCCTGATGGTGGAATTCCTCCGGGAACCAACTTTGAAGATATTCCGGACGATTGGATGTGCCCGGTTTGTGGGGCAACAAAAGATATGTTTGAGGAATTGGTTTAA